The Fimbriimonas ginsengisoli Gsoil 348 genome window below encodes:
- a CDS encoding c-type cytochrome domain-containing protein → MRSVALFLGGAVLFGFAAQTPNLPAPLANDLAKLSSASNISVIYKFRVVGESPTEYKLSLGRPKMFKLASDTGFVQSDGKTLYTYTKSSNSFTETPLTDEALAEFTKKPEVFAWAAFLQKEPANDIAVARAGTTRNVAGNDVTEVEVTMKKGGIVSTLYLDKKLGIARGYALKQGDKQYLAAASELTVKTDPADAKPESFAFSAPDGAKKVEPAAAAAGSYADVQTILNDNCMPCHSANNMAAGIDLSNYNGVKAVVTPGNAAGSRLIMSLHASGGSRMPKGRAPLSAASEATIVAWINAGAKK, encoded by the coding sequence ATGAGATCCGTTGCACTATTTCTCGGGGGGGCCGTGTTATTCGGTTTCGCCGCTCAAACTCCGAACCTTCCCGCGCCTCTCGCCAACGACCTCGCCAAGCTCTCATCCGCGTCGAATATTAGTGTTATCTACAAGTTCCGCGTGGTGGGTGAGAGTCCGACCGAGTACAAGCTGTCACTCGGCCGGCCGAAAATGTTCAAGCTCGCCAGCGACACCGGATTCGTCCAGTCCGACGGCAAGACGCTTTACACCTACACCAAGTCGAGCAATTCGTTCACCGAGACGCCGCTGACCGACGAGGCGCTGGCCGAGTTCACGAAGAAGCCGGAAGTCTTTGCCTGGGCCGCCTTCCTCCAAAAAGAGCCCGCCAACGACATCGCCGTGGCCCGCGCCGGGACTACCCGGAACGTTGCCGGGAACGATGTAACCGAGGTCGAAGTGACCATGAAGAAAGGGGGCATCGTCAGCACCCTGTACTTGGACAAAAAGCTGGGCATCGCCCGCGGCTACGCCCTTAAGCAGGGAGACAAGCAGTATCTTGCCGCCGCGTCCGAACTGACGGTCAAGACGGATCCCGCCGATGCCAAGCCGGAGAGCTTCGCCTTCTCCGCTCCGGACGGTGCGAAGAAAGTCGAGCCGGCAGCGGCTGCCGCCGGAAGCTACGCCGACGTTCAAACCATCCTGAACGACAACTGCATGCCGTGCCACAGCGCGAACAACATGGCGGCCGGCATCGACCTGAGCAACTACAACGGCGTCAAAGCGGTAGTTACGCCCGGCAACGCCGCGGGAAGCCGGCTGATCATGTCACTGCACGCCTCCGGCGGCAGCCGCATGCCCAAGGGTCGAGCTCCGCTCTCCGCCGCGTCCGAGGCCACGATCGTCGCCTGGATCAACGCCGGCGCGAAAAAATAA
- a CDS encoding AMP-dependent synthetase/ligase has protein sequence MKATSLGDMFRSTAARLPDKVAMLVPEKSEFRPVLYGELFDTARHYAAALRSRGIRRGDKVCLISENCAEWAFTDWACQCLGIILVPIYPTLPADQAEYIVRDCDAKLIVAGNAEQMAKVACIQGVESIVLKGEDSLDLLAKTQDIEPDEFNREIDSTKPEDLCTIIYTSGTTGLPKGAMMPHRAFVHVCECAQRTLPLGQTDTFLTFLPMSHVYERVAGQFLPICLGASIGYAKSLASLAGDMLKVRPTVMLCVPRFLESFREKALEGIAKMPPVRQKLFHLAMAQGIARAKGKFAPLAGLLDHLVMGKLREKVGGRMRFFVSGGAALAPRVAEFYMGTGLTVLQGYGLTETAGGTCINHPDRNKYWTVGEPLDVEIRIAEDGEILIRGAGNMLGYYNLPEETAAAIDADGWFHTGDIGEFEGKSLKITDRKKDLIVLGNGKNVAPQPIENKLRNSRFIQEAVVLGDGLEACIALIVPNAETVGPELHLPEGTKLSESPEVRGLIKREIDAVNKTGANFEAVKKFALLDHPFTIEGGEITPTLKVKRKVVKEKYAKEIASLKL, from the coding sequence ATGAAAGCAACGTCGCTAGGAGACATGTTCCGCAGCACCGCCGCCCGGCTACCCGATAAGGTGGCCATGCTCGTTCCCGAAAAGAGCGAATTCCGGCCGGTGTTATACGGGGAGTTGTTCGACACCGCCCGGCACTACGCCGCCGCTCTCCGTTCCCGTGGCATCCGGCGAGGAGACAAGGTCTGCCTCATCAGCGAGAATTGCGCCGAGTGGGCGTTTACCGATTGGGCCTGTCAATGCCTCGGAATCATTCTCGTTCCGATCTATCCGACCTTGCCCGCCGACCAAGCCGAATACATCGTGCGCGATTGCGATGCCAAGCTGATCGTCGCCGGCAATGCGGAGCAAATGGCGAAGGTGGCTTGTATCCAAGGCGTCGAGTCCATCGTGCTCAAAGGCGAGGATAGCCTCGACCTCCTCGCCAAAACCCAAGACATTGAGCCCGACGAATTCAACCGCGAGATCGACTCCACCAAGCCGGAAGACCTCTGCACGATCATCTACACGAGCGGTACCACCGGTTTGCCGAAGGGTGCCATGATGCCGCACCGGGCGTTTGTCCACGTTTGCGAGTGCGCGCAACGGACCCTGCCGCTGGGGCAGACCGACACCTTCCTCACGTTCCTTCCGATGAGCCACGTCTACGAGCGGGTAGCCGGCCAGTTCCTACCGATCTGCCTCGGCGCGAGCATTGGCTACGCTAAGAGCCTCGCTTCCTTGGCTGGCGACATGCTCAAGGTTCGTCCGACCGTCATGCTGTGCGTCCCTCGCTTCCTCGAGTCGTTCCGTGAGAAGGCGCTCGAAGGAATCGCTAAGATGCCGCCGGTCCGGCAGAAGCTCTTTCACCTGGCAATGGCGCAAGGAATCGCCCGAGCAAAGGGAAAATTCGCCCCTCTCGCCGGCCTGCTCGACCACCTCGTGATGGGGAAGCTCCGAGAAAAAGTCGGCGGCCGGATGCGATTCTTCGTTTCCGGAGGCGCCGCCCTCGCTCCCAGAGTTGCCGAGTTCTACATGGGAACCGGGCTGACGGTCCTCCAGGGATACGGCCTCACCGAGACCGCCGGCGGTACCTGCATCAACCATCCCGATCGCAACAAGTATTGGACCGTCGGCGAACCGCTGGACGTCGAGATCCGCATCGCGGAAGACGGCGAGATCCTGATTCGCGGCGCTGGAAACATGCTCGGCTACTACAACTTGCCGGAGGAGACCGCGGCGGCGATCGACGCCGACGGCTGGTTCCACACCGGCGATATCGGAGAGTTCGAGGGCAAGAGCCTTAAGATCACCGACCGGAAAAAGGACTTGATAGTATTGGGGAACGGCAAGAACGTCGCCCCCCAACCGATCGAGAACAAGCTTCGCAACTCCCGGTTTATTCAGGAGGCGGTGGTGCTGGGAGACGGGCTCGAGGCGTGTATCGCCCTCATCGTTCCGAACGCGGAGACCGTCGGACCCGAGCTACATTTACCGGAAGGAACGAAGCTGTCCGAAAGCCCCGAAGTGAGAGGTCTCATTAAGCGCGAGATCGATGCCGTCAACAAGACGGGAGCGAACTTCGAAGCGGTAAAGAAGTTTGCCCTTCTCGACCATCCGTTCACCATCGAAGGAGGAGAAATCACTCCCACTCTTAAGGTCAAGCGAAAAGTTGTAAAGGAAAAGTACGCCAAAGAGATCGCGTCGCTGAAGTTATAG
- the csrA gene encoding carbon storage regulator CsrA, protein MLVLTRKIGQSIVIGDEIEVVVLEVRGEQVRIGIRAPKSVSVHRKEIYEQIQDGTEGGPSADTA, encoded by the coding sequence ATGTTGGTGCTCACGCGAAAAATCGGTCAGAGCATCGTGATCGGCGACGAAATCGAGGTGGTAGTTCTCGAAGTCCGAGGCGAGCAGGTGCGAATCGGCATCCGCGCGCCCAAGTCGGTCTCGGTTCACCGCAAAGAGATTTACGAACAGATACAAGACGGCACAGAAGGCGGCCCCTCGGCCGACACCGCCTAG
- a CDS encoding response regulator transcription factor: MEPAEQRERPPGSLWPKTAAGEGRERPRKILVCDDEKPIVRLIQINLEREGYEVETAFDGREGLEKIRTFEPDVVIMDVMMPYMDGLEVLRRVRKDPGTKDIPVIILTVKAQDQDVFDGYNSGADLYLTKPFDPMELVKLLA, encoded by the coding sequence GTGGAACCGGCCGAACAACGTGAGCGGCCGCCCGGGTCTCTGTGGCCGAAAACGGCGGCAGGGGAGGGACGTGAACGTCCTCGAAAAATCCTCGTCTGCGACGACGAGAAGCCGATCGTCCGCCTGATCCAGATCAACCTCGAACGCGAGGGTTATGAAGTCGAGACTGCTTTCGACGGGCGCGAAGGGCTCGAGAAGATCCGGACGTTCGAACCGGACGTGGTCATCATGGATGTGATGATGCCGTACATGGACGGCCTGGAAGTGCTTCGGCGGGTGCGAAAGGATCCCGGCACGAAGGATATTCCCGTGATCATTCTCACGGTGAAGGCGCAAGACCAAGACGTGTTCGACGGCTACAACAGCGGCGCCGACCTGTATCTGACGAAACCGTTCGACCCGATGGAACTTGTAAAGCTGCTCGCCTAG
- a CDS encoding response regulator transcription factor: protein MEPAGSRQRPPGWPPTAIGSGMHGAQPPIKVLVCDDERHIVRLIQVNLERQGHVVITAFDGKEALEKIRHDKPDLCILDVMMPHMDGFEVLKNIRQDPETENLPVIMLTANAQDKTVFEGYHYGADMYLTKPFNPMELVTMLRR from the coding sequence ATGGAGCCCGCCGGAAGTCGACAGAGGCCACCCGGTTGGCCGCCTACCGCGATAGGAAGCGGAATGCACGGGGCTCAGCCTCCGATCAAGGTGCTTGTCTGCGACGACGAGCGCCACATTGTGCGCCTGATCCAGGTGAACCTGGAGCGTCAGGGGCACGTGGTAATCACTGCGTTTGACGGTAAAGAGGCTCTCGAAAAGATCCGACACGACAAACCCGACCTTTGCATATTGGATGTGATGATGCCGCACATGGACGGTTTCGAGGTCCTGAAGAACATCCGTCAGGACCCAGAAACGGAGAACCTTCCGGTGATCATGCTTACGGCAAACGCACAGGACAAGACCGTGTTCGAGGGCTATCACTATGGCGCAGACATGTACCTCACCAAACCGTTCAACCCGATGGAGCTCGTCACAATGCTTCGAAGGTGA
- a CDS encoding TolB family protein: MLTTLLTLACLPMGQNVPDSRPVAAVEGETHLANVRQLTFGGQNAEAYWSKDGKHLVYQARVPGDKYPDEQIFSMNADGSDKRLISTGKGRCTCSYFTPNGKEIFFSSTHARNEGPQKPVDMSKGYVWAINPDYAMYRTPAKDISPRPFTPVVVKPGSYVAETTIAPNGRYMVWTSDVDGDLEIYRSDLNGGHIQRLTHEKGYDGGPFVSWDSKKVVYRRDEFSDQKQVQDYEELLREHLIRPTKLEIWVMDPDGTNKRQVTHLSCASFAPFMHPDGKRIVFSSNYGDPKGREFDIFMINVDGTGLQRITHSKDFDGFPMFTRDGKRIVFASNRYGTEPHETNIFVADWRE; encoded by the coding sequence ATGCTGACGACGTTGCTTACCCTTGCGTGCCTGCCGATGGGGCAGAACGTCCCCGACTCGCGACCGGTAGCGGCGGTGGAAGGGGAAACGCATTTGGCCAATGTGCGGCAGCTCACGTTCGGCGGGCAGAATGCGGAGGCGTATTGGAGCAAGGATGGAAAGCATCTGGTCTACCAAGCGCGGGTTCCCGGTGACAAATATCCCGACGAGCAGATCTTCTCGATGAACGCCGATGGATCGGATAAGCGGCTGATCAGCACCGGGAAAGGACGGTGTACCTGCTCTTACTTCACGCCTAATGGGAAGGAGATCTTTTTCTCCTCGACCCATGCGCGAAACGAAGGGCCGCAGAAGCCGGTCGACATGAGCAAAGGGTACGTGTGGGCGATCAATCCGGACTACGCCATGTACCGGACGCCGGCAAAAGATATCTCGCCGCGGCCGTTCACTCCGGTGGTGGTGAAGCCGGGAAGTTACGTCGCTGAGACGACCATCGCGCCGAACGGGCGGTACATGGTCTGGACCAGCGATGTCGACGGGGATCTCGAAATTTACCGGTCCGATCTGAACGGGGGCCACATCCAGCGCCTTACCCATGAGAAGGGATACGATGGAGGTCCGTTCGTTAGCTGGGATTCGAAGAAAGTCGTCTATCGCCGCGACGAGTTCTCCGACCAGAAGCAGGTCCAGGATTACGAGGAGCTTCTGCGCGAGCACTTGATCCGGCCGACCAAGCTGGAGATCTGGGTGATGGACCCGGACGGGACGAACAAGCGCCAGGTCACCCACCTCTCGTGCGCGTCTTTCGCGCCGTTTATGCATCCGGACGGAAAGCGGATCGTGTTCAGCTCGAACTACGGCGACCCGAAGGGGCGCGAGTTCGACATATTCATGATCAACGTCGATGGAACGGGTCTCCAGCGGATCACCCATTCGAAAGATTTCGACGGCTTCCCAATGTTCACCCGCGACGGAAAACGGATCGTTTTCGCCTCCAACCGGTACGGAACCGAACCACACGAGACCAACATCTTCGTCGCCGATTGGCGCGAGTGA
- a CDS encoding glycoside hydrolase family 3 C-terminal domain-containing protein yields MLTPLILAMLSHALPASQRPPTDAAVERRVEEILGKMTVEEKIDYIGGYRGFYTQPIARLGLDPYKMSDGPAGVRNYGPDTAYTSPVTMAASWDPELARRVGRSFGLDARQRGVHIVLAPGVNINRVPMNGRNFEYLGEDPYLASQLVAPWIQGIQGEGVIATVKHYAANSQEHGRWNYSMDVDERTLREIYFPAFEAAVKKGKVWSVMCAYNLLNGVYCSENKWLLDDVLKKDWGFQGFVMSDWGAVHSSIPVANGGLDLEMPGPQFLNRRTLTPALQDGTVSQATIDDKVRRMLRAFVSMGFLDRKQERPELPAESPEGAETTYQEAKEGMVLLKNDHNILPFDARKVKKIAVIGPNGHPAVWGGGGSAFTTPFRAISVRDAIAAAVPGATVTFAPGMVASSSESFGTARFQTESGANGLTAEYFNNKNLEGTPQVTRIDRRVNAHYENAPAPGIERTNFSVRWTGTFTVPETGDYEIVARGDDGFRVWIDGKKVIDEWRDQAAFDAMATLHFAADSTHSVKMEYYQGEGDAEIHLGWRKVSGRSIDEAVNAAKDADAVVVSVGFNPRLEGEGDDRTFRLPKGQDDLIKRVAAVNRNVVVVLNAGASVDTTRWLDKVPGFVQAWYPGQDGNRALAAILFGKENPSGKLPISFDRRWEYSAAYGNYPGDPEKRVKYAEGIFVGYRHYDASKYKPLYPFGFGLSYTTYGYSNLTVTPMRSHEPQVRVEFDVRNTGKRTGDEIAQVYVRAPKGSVPRPVKELKGFSRVRAIRPGASKHVVVTLDSRAFAYWDVAKKDWVVPHGEYRILVGGSSQNLPLSGSVRL; encoded by the coding sequence ATGCTGACCCCCTTGATCCTGGCCATGCTCAGTCACGCCTTACCGGCGTCCCAACGTCCACCTACCGACGCCGCGGTCGAGCGGCGGGTTGAAGAGATCCTCGGCAAGATGACGGTCGAAGAAAAGATCGACTACATCGGCGGCTATCGGGGATTCTATACGCAGCCGATTGCCCGCCTCGGACTCGACCCTTATAAGATGTCAGACGGCCCGGCCGGAGTGCGGAACTACGGCCCCGATACCGCCTACACCTCGCCCGTTACGATGGCGGCGAGTTGGGATCCCGAACTGGCGCGGCGAGTCGGCCGGTCGTTCGGCCTCGACGCCCGACAGCGAGGCGTCCATATCGTTCTGGCTCCCGGCGTCAACATCAACCGGGTCCCGATGAACGGCCGCAACTTCGAGTACCTGGGCGAAGACCCGTACCTGGCATCGCAGCTCGTCGCCCCTTGGATCCAGGGAATCCAGGGCGAGGGGGTGATCGCCACCGTCAAGCATTACGCCGCGAACAGCCAAGAGCACGGCCGGTGGAACTACTCCATGGACGTAGACGAGCGCACCCTGCGAGAAATCTATTTCCCCGCATTCGAGGCGGCCGTCAAGAAGGGCAAGGTTTGGAGCGTCATGTGCGCCTACAACCTCCTCAACGGAGTGTACTGCTCGGAAAATAAGTGGCTTCTCGACGACGTATTGAAGAAAGATTGGGGGTTCCAGGGGTTCGTGATGAGCGACTGGGGCGCGGTGCACAGCTCCATCCCGGTCGCGAACGGAGGCCTCGACCTGGAAATGCCGGGACCGCAGTTCCTTAACCGACGCACTCTCACCCCCGCCCTGCAAGACGGAACCGTGTCCCAAGCGACGATCGACGACAAAGTTCGCCGGATGCTGCGCGCCTTCGTTTCCATGGGATTCCTCGACCGCAAACAGGAGCGCCCCGAGTTGCCCGCCGAGAGTCCGGAAGGGGCCGAAACCACCTACCAGGAAGCCAAGGAAGGAATGGTTCTGCTCAAGAACGACCACAACATCCTCCCGTTCGACGCTCGAAAAGTCAAGAAGATCGCCGTCATCGGGCCAAACGGCCACCCCGCTGTTTGGGGCGGCGGCGGCAGCGCGTTCACGACCCCGTTCCGTGCGATCAGCGTCCGCGACGCCATCGCCGCGGCGGTGCCGGGGGCGACGGTTACCTTCGCACCGGGAATGGTCGCTTCTTCCTCCGAGTCGTTCGGCACCGCTCGCTTCCAGACAGAATCGGGGGCGAACGGCCTAACCGCCGAATACTTCAACAACAAGAACCTGGAAGGCACGCCACAGGTGACGCGAATAGATCGACGCGTGAACGCCCATTACGAGAATGCCCCCGCCCCGGGAATCGAGCGAACCAATTTCTCGGTGCGATGGACCGGAACGTTCACCGTTCCCGAAACCGGCGATTACGAGATCGTCGCCCGCGGGGATGACGGATTCCGAGTCTGGATCGACGGCAAAAAGGTGATCGACGAGTGGCGGGACCAAGCCGCTTTCGACGCGATGGCCACCCTGCATTTTGCAGCCGATTCCACTCACTCCGTGAAGATGGAGTACTACCAAGGCGAAGGTGACGCCGAGATCCATCTCGGCTGGCGAAAGGTTTCCGGGCGGTCGATCGACGAAGCGGTCAACGCCGCCAAAGACGCGGACGCCGTCGTGGTCTCCGTCGGCTTCAATCCCCGCTTGGAAGGAGAGGGGGACGACCGGACGTTCCGGCTTCCGAAGGGGCAGGACGACCTCATTAAGCGCGTCGCCGCCGTGAACCGAAACGTGGTGGTCGTGTTGAACGCCGGCGCCTCGGTCGACACCACGAGGTGGCTGGATAAGGTGCCCGGGTTCGTCCAAGCGTGGTATCCCGGCCAAGACGGCAACCGGGCGCTGGCCGCGATCCTCTTCGGCAAGGAGAACCCGAGCGGGAAGCTGCCCATATCCTTCGACCGCCGGTGGGAGTATTCGGCCGCCTACGGCAATTATCCCGGCGATCCAGAAAAGCGGGTGAAGTACGCCGAAGGGATCTTCGTCGGCTACCGCCATTACGACGCCTCCAAGTACAAGCCGCTCTACCCATTCGGATTCGGCTTGTCTTACACGACGTACGGGTATTCGAACCTAACCGTGACCCCGATGCGGTCGCACGAGCCTCAGGTGCGGGTCGAGTTCGACGTCCGCAACACCGGCAAGCGAACCGGCGACGAGATCGCCCAGGTGTACGTGCGGGCTCCGAAAGGAAGCGTCCCCCGGCCGGTTAAGGAGCTCAAGGGTTTCTCGCGGGTGCGGGCGATCCGCCCGGGCGCATCGAAGCACGTCGTGGTAACCCTCGACTCGCGCGCCTTCGCCTACTGGGACGTAGCGAAGAAGGATTGGGTGGTTCCGCACGGCGAATATCGAATCCTCGTAGGCGGCTCGTCGCAAAACCTGCCCCTCTCCGGTTCGGTTCGCCTGTAA
- a CDS encoding copper homeostasis protein CutC — translation MERVLVEVVACTADDAVRAEAVGADRIELVSAISEGGLTPSIGALAETKARCRLPIMAMLRPRGGGFVYTDAEFQTILRDAEALLAAGADGLVVGILADRGIDEDRIRRFVQIAGVQPVTFHRAFDLLPDPFAALSRLRDLGVARVLTRGGLSSINPARLRQYAEHAQVIQLLACGGIRAANVSSVVAESGAAQIHLGPFIPKRDPVFYNPADPTLVEHLTLDDEEVRRVVRAIQPV, via the coding sequence ATGGAGAGGGTCCTCGTCGAGGTCGTCGCCTGCACCGCCGATGACGCGGTGCGGGCGGAGGCAGTGGGGGCCGACCGGATCGAATTGGTCTCCGCGATCTCCGAAGGCGGCCTCACCCCTTCTATCGGCGCACTCGCCGAAACCAAGGCGCGCTGCCGCCTGCCTATCATGGCGATGCTCCGCCCGAGAGGCGGCGGCTTCGTCTACACCGACGCCGAGTTCCAGACGATCCTCCGCGACGCGGAAGCTCTCTTAGCGGCAGGAGCCGACGGCCTAGTCGTCGGAATCCTCGCCGACCGCGGCATCGACGAGGACCGCATCCGGCGCTTCGTCCAGATCGCCGGTGTTCAACCGGTAACCTTCCACCGCGCATTCGACCTACTCCCCGATCCCTTTGCCGCTCTATCGCGACTTCGAGATCTCGGAGTGGCTAGGGTGCTAACGCGTGGTGGTCTTTCCAGCATCAATCCCGCTCGGCTCCGGCAGTACGCCGAGCATGCCCAGGTAATCCAACTCCTCGCCTGCGGCGGCATCCGTGCCGCCAACGTGTCCTCCGTCGTCGCCGAGTCCGGCGCTGCCCAAATCCACCTCGGCCCATTCATCCCGAAGCGCGATCCGGTCTTCTACAATCCAGCCGACCCAACTCTAGTCGAGCACTTGACGTTGGATGATGAGGAAGTGAGAAGAGTAGTGAGAGCCATCCAGCCCGTATAG
- a CDS encoding type I pantothenate kinase: protein MVTYSRAEWAALASHSSALGGEVELAPREEVVEVFLPLLRIIEERRPFVIGVTGSVAVGKTTFCRVMQQLISEAIGPVEIVSTDGFLYPTRVLEAQGIMHLKGFPRSYDRAKMHRFLADLRAGKAANAPVYSHETYDVVEGGGRSLENPGMVIFEGVAAFYDPASIDLAIYLDADEEVVEQWFLARLLGLRERAEPDSFYWQFRQMATDEFLDRARGVWREVNLVNLRENIAPTQEYADVVLRKESDHHISRITIRERSQPL from the coding sequence GTGGTCACGTACTCTCGCGCGGAATGGGCGGCGCTGGCATCGCACTCTTCGGCGTTAGGAGGGGAAGTAGAGCTGGCGCCTCGGGAGGAGGTGGTGGAGGTTTTCCTTCCGCTGCTGCGGATAATCGAGGAGCGGCGTCCGTTCGTGATCGGCGTCACTGGGAGTGTGGCGGTCGGCAAGACGACTTTCTGCCGGGTGATGCAGCAACTGATTTCAGAGGCGATAGGCCCGGTCGAGATCGTCTCGACGGATGGGTTTCTCTATCCCACTCGGGTGCTGGAAGCGCAGGGGATCATGCACCTGAAGGGGTTCCCTCGGAGCTACGACCGGGCGAAGATGCACCGGTTTCTCGCCGATCTGCGGGCCGGTAAAGCTGCCAACGCGCCCGTTTACTCCCACGAAACCTACGACGTTGTGGAAGGGGGCGGGCGGAGTTTGGAGAATCCGGGCATGGTGATCTTCGAAGGGGTCGCCGCCTTCTACGATCCGGCGTCGATCGACTTGGCGATCTACTTGGATGCGGACGAAGAGGTGGTCGAGCAGTGGTTCTTGGCGCGTCTCCTCGGTTTACGCGAGCGGGCGGAGCCGGATTCGTTTTACTGGCAGTTCCGCCAGATGGCGACCGACGAATTCCTCGACCGCGCCCGCGGCGTCTGGCGGGAGGTGAACCTCGTCAATCTTCGGGAAAATATAGCGCCGACCCAGGAGTACGCGGACGTGGTGCTGAGGAAAGAGTCCGACCACCACATTTCCAGGATCACGATCCGAGAAAGGTCTCAACCCCTATAG
- a CDS encoding APC family permease, translating into MKQGLRFWPLVAAIYFCVCGGPYGLEEVVKSGPGMAIFLILLMPLVWAIPAALMTAELTSAIPAEGGYYVWVRRAMGPFWGFLCGWWTWVYTWVDVAIYPVMFATYVQTLLRLFGYGAAFDDRPWLRWGVGMAIIVPLTWLNIRGVKVVGKTAVGFFALLLIPFVILVALGLPAFLSHPETAITPRYVGKSAYEAFTAGLFLVMWNYLGWDSMSTIAGEVEDPKKAFPRALALGVPLVTLTYLIPVLVGLAFLRDPAAWTEGAWTEVARRIGGSPLAIAVAFGGIISAAGLFSSTLLAGSRVPFVIAEDNVLPRALTRVHSRYGTPWVAILVSAVFYSVFSFGKLSDLAEVDVVIYSAGLFLETIALLVLRYREPELPRPYRIPGGWPGVIVLALAPKVILVAAIVAQVQGEDGRKTLLVTAVALLSGPVVWYSRKLTHMKIARASEP; encoded by the coding sequence GTGAAGCAAGGCCTTCGGTTCTGGCCCCTGGTGGCGGCAATCTACTTCTGCGTCTGCGGGGGACCGTACGGGCTGGAAGAGGTCGTCAAGAGCGGCCCCGGAATGGCGATCTTCCTCATCCTCCTCATGCCCCTGGTGTGGGCGATTCCCGCCGCCTTGATGACCGCCGAGTTGACCAGCGCGATCCCGGCCGAGGGTGGTTACTACGTCTGGGTCCGGCGGGCGATGGGGCCGTTCTGGGGCTTCCTTTGCGGATGGTGGACCTGGGTTTACACCTGGGTAGACGTAGCGATCTATCCGGTGATGTTCGCCACCTACGTCCAAACTTTGCTCCGCCTCTTTGGCTACGGAGCCGCTTTCGACGACCGCCCATGGCTCCGCTGGGGCGTCGGAATGGCAATCATCGTTCCGCTCACCTGGCTTAACATCCGGGGCGTAAAGGTGGTCGGCAAGACGGCGGTCGGATTCTTCGCGCTGCTGCTGATTCCATTCGTCATCCTCGTCGCGCTCGGCCTTCCCGCCTTCCTGTCCCATCCCGAAACCGCCATTACTCCGCGGTACGTGGGCAAGTCCGCCTACGAGGCGTTCACCGCCGGACTGTTCCTCGTGATGTGGAACTACTTGGGATGGGATTCCATGTCGACCATCGCGGGCGAAGTGGAAGATCCGAAAAAGGCGTTCCCGCGAGCGCTCGCTCTCGGCGTTCCTTTGGTGACGCTGACCTACCTCATCCCGGTCCTCGTCGGCCTCGCCTTCCTCCGCGATCCGGCCGCATGGACGGAGGGCGCCTGGACGGAGGTGGCCCGGCGAATCGGCGGATCTCCGCTTGCCATCGCAGTGGCGTTCGGAGGCATTATCTCGGCCGCCGGCCTGTTCTCGTCGACCTTGCTCGCCGGGTCTCGGGTCCCGTTCGTCATCGCCGAAGACAACGTTCTGCCTCGCGCGCTGACTCGAGTTCACTCCCGCTACGGCACCCCCTGGGTAGCCATCCTGGTTAGCGCCGTTTTCTATTCCGTCTTCAGCTTCGGCAAGCTCTCCGATCTGGCCGAAGTCGACGTAGTCATCTACTCCGCCGGGCTGTTTCTAGAAACGATCGCGCTCCTCGTGTTGCGGTACCGGGAGCCCGAGCTTCCGCGGCCGTACCGAATCCCCGGCGGTTGGCCCGGCGTCATCGTCCTCGCCTTGGCGCCCAAGGTGATCCTCGTCGCGGCGATCGTCGCCCAGGTTCAAGGGGAGGATGGAAGAAAAACCCTCCTTGTAACCGCCGTCGCCCTCCTAAGCGGCCCCGTCGTGTGGTACTCGCGGAAACTCACTCATATGAAAATTGCCCGAGCGTCCGAGCCATAG